From the genome of Prevotella herbatica, one region includes:
- a CDS encoding endonuclease/exonuclease/phosphatase family protein: MFGSIRKFLLQLIAGANLATIFIMLFIGYSDRLDPVKHGVLANAGLVFPIFLLINFCFLVFWLCFKKIGVLIPLLGYIFCYIPIRTYIPFNIPRTPPDGAIKVMSYNVWSFAGWERFPDGKFPILEYIRQQKADILCLQEALTNEIGKARVDSVMNKLYQYRDTAMSRPGGDCIAIYSRYPIVSRERIQYPSKGNLSMAYEIKKGSDTIIVVNNHLETTGLSVEDKSSFKSMVKGNLEGTAAKKASYHLVDKLSEASIKRAPQADAVARYLSKHLGRSIILCGDFNDTPISYAHHVISKNLTDCYVESGNGLGFSYHEGGMYVRIDNIMCSSDWQPFECKVDSKIKDSDHYPIFCWLKKRGKP; the protein is encoded by the coding sequence ATGTTTGGTTCTATAAGGAAATTCCTTCTGCAACTGATAGCTGGAGCTAATCTGGCAACGATCTTTATAATGTTATTTATTGGTTATTCAGATCGACTCGACCCTGTAAAGCATGGAGTGTTGGCTAATGCCGGATTGGTCTTTCCAATATTCTTGCTGATAAATTTTTGTTTTTTAGTCTTTTGGTTGTGTTTCAAAAAAATTGGGGTTTTAATACCTTTGCTTGGATATATATTCTGTTATATTCCGATACGTACATATATTCCATTTAATATACCTCGCACTCCGCCTGATGGTGCGATAAAGGTTATGTCATACAATGTGTGGTCGTTTGCCGGTTGGGAACGTTTTCCTGATGGTAAGTTCCCTATATTAGAATATATTCGTCAACAGAAAGCTGATATCTTGTGTTTGCAGGAAGCTTTAACAAATGAAATAGGAAAGGCTAGAGTTGACTCTGTGATGAATAAGCTGTATCAATATAGAGATACGGCAATGAGTAGACCTGGAGGGGACTGCATCGCTATATATAGCAGGTATCCAATAGTTTCTCGAGAGCGCATTCAATATCCTTCAAAGGGTAATCTCAGTATGGCTTATGAAATAAAGAAAGGTAGCGATACTATTATTGTTGTTAATAATCATTTAGAGACCACAGGACTCTCTGTTGAGGATAAATCAAGTTTCAAATCAATGGTAAAAGGAAACCTTGAAGGAACTGCCGCAAAGAAAGCTTCTTATCATTTAGTTGACAAACTTAGTGAGGCATCAATAAAGCGTGCCCCTCAGGCAGACGCTGTAGCTAGATATTTAAGCAAGCACCTTGGTCGAAGTATTATTCTTTGTGGTGATTTTAACGACACACCTATATCCTATGCTCATCATGTAATATCCAAGAATCTAACAGATTGCTATGTAGAAAGTGGTAATGGGCTAGGTTTCAGTTATCATGAAGGTGGAATGTATGTGAGAATAGACAATATTATGTGCTCAAGTGATTGGCAACCTTTTGAGTGTAAAGTTGATAGCAAAATAAAAGATTCTGACCATTATCCAATCTTTTGTTGGCTAAAAAAGCGGGGAAAACCCTAA
- a CDS encoding gluconate 5-dehydrogenase translates to MDTFSKNFSLEGKVALVTGAAYGIGFAIAEAYAKAGAKVAFNCRSQKHLDQAMADYQAKGIDAKGYIADVTDEAQVKGLITTIEKELGTIDILVNNAGIIKRIPMDEMSVEEFRQVIDIDLNAPFIVSKAVIPEMKKKGHGKIINICSMMSELGRETVSAYAAAKGGLKMLTRNICSEFGEYNIQCNGIGPGYIATPQTAPLRELQPDGSRQPFDSFIISKTPAARWGTPEDLMGPAVFLASDASDFVNGHVLYVDGGILAYIGKQPK, encoded by the coding sequence ATGGATACATTTTCAAAAAACTTTTCATTGGAAGGTAAAGTAGCATTGGTAACAGGTGCTGCTTATGGTATTGGATTTGCAATTGCCGAAGCTTATGCTAAGGCTGGTGCTAAAGTTGCGTTCAACTGCCGCAGTCAGAAACATCTTGATCAGGCAATGGCTGATTATCAAGCAAAAGGTATTGATGCAAAAGGATATATTGCTGACGTAACTGATGAGGCTCAGGTCAAGGGGCTTATTACAACAATAGAAAAAGAACTTGGTACTATTGATATTCTTGTTAATAATGCAGGAATCATTAAGCGTATTCCTATGGATGAGATGAGTGTTGAGGAATTCCGTCAAGTTATTGATATTGATCTTAATGCACCTTTTATTGTCTCAAAGGCTGTTATTCCTGAAATGAAGAAAAAAGGTCATGGAAAGATAATTAATATCTGCTCAATGATGAGTGAACTTGGACGCGAAACAGTAAGCGCCTATGCTGCTGCCAAGGGTGGATTGAAGATGCTTACACGTAATATCTGTTCTGAGTTTGGTGAGTATAACATACAGTGTAATGGTATCGGTCCAGGTTATATAGCAACACCACAGACAGCACCGCTTCGTGAGTTACAGCCAGATGGAAGCCGTCAGCCTTTTGATAGCTTTATTATAAGTAAAACTCCTGCTGCGCGTTGGGGTACTCCAGAAGACTTAATGGGACCAGCAGTGTTCCTTGCTTCAGACGCAAGTGATTTCGTAAATGGTCATGTTTTGTATGTAGATGGAGGTATTTTGGCTTATATTGGCAAACAACCTAAATAA
- a CDS encoding glycosyltransferase has protein sequence MPDKVLNVIVTHNRLNDVKICIENVKNQTYKNLDILVVNNGSSDGTTEFLAEQTDINVINQDNLGGAGGFCTGMKYMMDNGYNWLWMMDDDGIPDSNQLETLIDFNKKTGFVFLNALVIDKDDHKRLAFGPLNGHRYIYVDEVTENEDFDKMIYPFNGTLIKREVIKKIGLIKKECFIWGDEQEYTLRATRAGYTTHTVTNAIHYHPREKGLKGRMLPGFSHKNVLVKPKSLSHYFYRNQGYIDHTYRNYHHIFTKFIIRNSVYFIRTGQFEELYKLFKYYICGWHNKYENLNEV, from the coding sequence ATGCCTGATAAAGTTTTAAATGTTATCGTTACTCACAATAGGTTAAATGACGTGAAAATATGTATTGAGAATGTAAAAAATCAAACATACAAAAATTTAGATATTCTTGTCGTAAATAATGGAAGTTCTGATGGAACAACAGAGTTTTTGGCTGAGCAAACAGACATAAATGTTATTAATCAAGATAACTTAGGCGGTGCTGGAGGTTTCTGCACTGGCATGAAATATATGATGGATAATGGCTATAACTGGCTTTGGATGATGGATGACGATGGTATTCCTGACTCTAACCAATTGGAAACACTTATAGACTTTAATAAAAAAACGGGATTTGTTTTTCTGAATGCATTGGTTATAGATAAAGATGATCACAAGAGACTTGCTTTTGGACCGCTAAATGGACATAGATATATATATGTTGATGAAGTAACAGAAAACGAAGATTTTGATAAAATGATTTATCCATTTAACGGAACATTAATAAAACGAGAAGTTATCAAGAAAATAGGATTAATTAAAAAAGAATGTTTTATCTGGGGTGACGAGCAAGAATACACTTTACGTGCAACACGAGCTGGGTACACTACTCATACTGTTACTAATGCTATACACTATCATCCAAGAGAGAAGGGGCTTAAAGGTCGTATGCTCCCAGGCTTCTCACATAAGAATGTTCTTGTGAAACCCAAATCTCTTTCACACTATTTTTACAGAAATCAAGGCTATATAGACCATACATATAGGAATTACCATCACATTTTTACTAAGTTCATTATAAGAAATTCTGTTTACTTTATACGTACGGGACAATTTGAGGAACTATACAAGCTCTTCAAGTATTATATCTGCGGATGGCATAATAAATATGAAAATCTTAATGAAGTCTAG
- a CDS encoding HU family DNA-binding protein, producing MNKTELIDKIAAGAGLSKADAKKALDATTAAIKDALVAGDKIQLVGFGTFSVNERPAREGINPATKAKIQIAAKKVAKFKAGAELSDAVNK from the coding sequence ATGAACAAGACAGAATTAATCGACAAGATTGCTGCAGGCGCAGGTCTGAGCAAAGCAGATGCAAAAAAGGCATTGGACGCAACAACAGCTGCAATTAAAGACGCTTTAGTTGCAGGTGACAAAATCCAGCTTGTAGGCTTCGGTACATTCAGTGTTAACGAGCGCCCTGCTCGTGAAGGCATTAACCCAGCTACAAAGGCTAAGATTCAGATTGCAGCAAAGAAGGTTGCAAAGTTCAAGGCTGGCGCAGAGCTTTCTGATGCAGTAAATAAATAA
- the secDF gene encoding protein translocase subunit SecDF, whose translation MQNKGIVICTAVLLTLASIFYLSFSFATRYYDGEAAKLKDPIAQQDYKDSVKYLGIYSYQKCLETQIGLGLDLKGGMNVVLEISVPDVVETLADHKTDVAFTKSMKQAKAEEETSQSDFLSLFVKYYHQNAPGHRLAEIFATQQLQGKVSPQSSDSEVEKVLRANIQSAIDNSFNVVRTRIDKFGVVQPNIQKLEGQAGRIMVEMPGIKEPERMRKLLQGSANLEFWETYNASEIIPYLTQLDSRLANGGDADTATVKKAALKKAVAKVEPKFKIKSTAKEDASEASRAQINAAKKMHPLLAMLQTTGQNSLSVVGYASVRDTAAVNRVIHSAAAKQILPSDLKLLWSAKPADGIQAKNIYELHALKVTTTTGRAPLEGDVVTDASDQFDHLSGSPEVSMTMNSDGARRWAALTKANVGRAIAIVLDNAVYSAPRVNGEIDGGQSSISGNFTIEDTKDLANTLKSGRMPAPARIVQEEIVGPTLGAASIQQGVVSFAIAFVLLILYMVVMYNFIPGMIANAALIINVFFTLGILTSFQAALTMSGIAGMVLSLGTAVDANVLIYERIKEELRAGKGMKQAVSAGYSNAFSAIFDSNLTSLITGVILYIFGTGPIQGFATTWIIGIICSFFSAVFLTRLVYEHQLNKDRWMKLKFWTGISKNLMQGTNIKFMSMYKGTFVVTGLAVILFAGSFFVRGLAKSIDFTGGRNYVVQFEKPTQPEQVREALVGIFPGCTSGAISLGTDNKTIRISTNYKIESNSASVDDEVETMLYNGLKKTGMVSQKNVESFKNPDVRTGGSIISSSKVGPSIAKDVTYGAILSVLIALVAIFLYILLRFRNVAFSLGSTIALAFDALTVVGIFSLLQGVLPFSLEVDQTFIGAVLTVIGYSINDKVVVFDRIRENLGLHPKEDIQVLFNDSINQTLARTINTSTTTLIVLIVILLLGGKSIQPFAFAMTIGVVFGTLSSIFIASPIAYLVAGKEIRNRKKVEEAKAVEVK comes from the coding sequence ATGCAAAACAAAGGAATTGTAATTTGTACAGCTGTCCTACTGACACTTGCAAGCATTTTCTATCTGTCATTCTCGTTCGCCACACGTTATTACGACGGCGAGGCTGCAAAGCTTAAAGACCCTATTGCGCAACAGGATTATAAAGATTCTGTTAAATACTTGGGTATTTATTCTTATCAGAAGTGCTTGGAAACTCAAATTGGTCTTGGTCTGGATCTTAAAGGTGGTATGAATGTGGTTTTGGAAATATCAGTACCTGATGTTGTCGAGACTCTAGCTGACCACAAGACAGACGTAGCTTTCACTAAGTCAATGAAGCAGGCTAAAGCCGAAGAGGAAACTAGCCAGAGTGATTTTCTCTCTCTCTTCGTTAAGTATTATCATCAGAATGCACCAGGACATCGTCTAGCAGAAATCTTCGCTACTCAGCAATTGCAGGGTAAGGTTTCTCCACAGAGTTCTGATTCTGAGGTAGAGAAGGTGCTTCGTGCTAATATTCAATCTGCGATAGATAACTCTTTCAATGTGGTTCGTACTCGTATTGATAAGTTTGGCGTTGTTCAGCCTAATATCCAGAAACTTGAAGGTCAGGCAGGTCGTATCATGGTTGAAATGCCAGGTATTAAGGAACCTGAACGTATGCGTAAGCTACTTCAAGGTAGTGCAAACCTAGAATTCTGGGAGACATATAATGCCAGTGAGATTATTCCTTATCTGACACAGCTTGATTCTCGTCTTGCAAATGGTGGTGACGCTGATACTGCAACTGTAAAGAAGGCTGCTCTAAAGAAAGCTGTTGCAAAAGTTGAGCCTAAGTTCAAAATTAAGAGTACAGCTAAGGAGGATGCTTCAGAAGCAAGCAGAGCACAAATTAACGCTGCAAAGAAAATGCATCCATTGCTTGCAATGTTGCAGACAACAGGACAGAATTCTCTTAGCGTTGTTGGATATGCAAGTGTACGCGATACAGCTGCTGTAAACCGAGTAATTCATAGTGCTGCAGCAAAGCAGATATTACCATCAGATCTTAAACTTCTTTGGAGTGCTAAGCCTGCTGATGGAATTCAGGCAAAAAATATATATGAACTTCATGCTTTGAAGGTTACTACGACTACAGGTCGCGCACCACTTGAGGGTGATGTTGTAACAGATGCAAGTGATCAGTTTGATCATTTGTCTGGTTCGCCAGAGGTTTCAATGACCATGAATTCTGATGGTGCACGCCGTTGGGCAGCCTTGACAAAGGCTAACGTTGGTAGAGCTATAGCTATTGTTCTTGATAACGCTGTATATTCAGCTCCTCGTGTAAATGGTGAGATTGATGGTGGCCAGTCTTCTATTAGCGGAAACTTTACTATAGAGGATACTAAGGACCTTGCCAATACATTGAAGTCTGGTCGTATGCCTGCACCTGCGCGAATTGTACAGGAAGAAATTGTTGGTCCTACATTGGGTGCAGCTTCTATTCAGCAGGGTGTCGTTTCTTTTGCCATAGCTTTCGTTCTGTTGATTTTGTATATGGTTGTCATGTATAATTTCATCCCAGGTATGATTGCTAATGCTGCTCTTATCATCAATGTATTCTTTACACTTGGTATATTGACGTCCTTCCAGGCGGCACTAACGATGAGTGGTATTGCCGGTATGGTGTTGTCATTAGGTACGGCAGTCGATGCCAATGTGCTTATATATGAACGAATAAAAGAGGAACTTCGAGCCGGCAAGGGAATGAAACAGGCTGTTTCTGCTGGTTATAGCAATGCTTTCTCCGCCATTTTTGACTCAAACCTTACATCTCTTATAACTGGTGTAATTCTTTATATATTCGGTACAGGTCCTATTCAGGGATTTGCTACAACATGGATTATAGGTATTATATGTTCTTTCTTCAGTGCCGTATTCTTGACACGTCTAGTTTATGAACATCAGCTTAACAAAGACCGTTGGATGAAACTTAAGTTTTGGACAGGCATAAGCAAAAACCTTATGCAGGGTACAAATATTAAGTTCATGTCAATGTACAAGGGTACATTTGTTGTGACTGGTCTTGCTGTGATTTTGTTTGCTGGAAGTTTCTTTGTACGTGGTTTAGCAAAGAGCATTGACTTTACTGGTGGTCGTAATTATGTTGTTCAGTTTGAGAAACCAACACAGCCAGAACAAGTTCGCGAAGCCCTTGTTGGGATATTCCCAGGCTGTACATCAGGTGCAATATCACTTGGTACAGATAACAAGACAATCCGTATTTCTACTAACTATAAGATAGAATCAAATAGTGCTAGTGTTGACGACGAGGTTGAAACCATGCTTTATAATGGGCTAAAGAAAACAGGAATGGTAAGTCAGAAGAATGTTGAGTCATTCAAGAATCCTGACGTTCGTACCGGTGGTTCAATAATTAGTTCTTCTAAAGTTGGTCCTTCTATAGCTAAAGATGTTACCTATGGTGCTATCCTTAGTGTACTTATAGCATTGGTGGCTATATTCTTGTATATCCTTCTACGCTTCCGTAATGTAGCGTTCTCTTTAGGATCAACCATAGCTCTTGCTTTTGATGCTTTGACTGTTGTTGGTATTTTCTCATTGTTGCAAGGTGTATTACCATTCTCTCTTGAGGTGGATCAGACTTTCATTGGTGCAGTGCTTACTGTTATTGGTTATTCAATTAACGATAAGGTGGTGGTATTCGACCGTATACGTGAAAATTTGGGACTCCATCCTAAGGAAGACATACAGGTTTTGTTCAATGATTCAATCAATCAAACACTTGCTCGTACTATTAATACATCAACCACAACATTGATTGTATTGATTGTTATCTTGTTGCTTGGTGGTAAGAGTATTCAGCCATTTGCGTTTGCAATGACAATTGGTGTTGTATTTGGAACATTGTCTTCAATATTTATTGCTTCACCTATCGCTTACCTAGTAGCAGGTAAAGAGATACGCAACCGCAAAAAAGTTGAAGAAGCAAAAGCTGTAGAGGTTAAGTAA
- a CDS encoding ArnT family glycosyltransferase codes for MKLLFRNKYFWLLLLVCSFTLLPFLGLSDFHTKGEPREAIVSYTMLASDNWVLPTNMGGETAYKPPFFHWCVAVVSNVYGAVTEATSRIPSAVALIIMTMATFVFFAKRKGNKIGMITALTAFTSFELHRAGANCRVDMVLTMLTVCAIYDLMRWYEHNMKGVPWIAIVLMGLGTMTKGPVGSIIPCMVMGIFMLMRKVNFFRAFFTLVAFGLLSLLIYGAWFYAAYRQGGQSFLDLMYEENIGRMTNTMNYDSCVNPWPYNFLTVFTGYLPWILLLITTLFFVHWNFKKRINLKSIWSRMLSMDNIDLYSLIAIVSIFVFYCIPQSKRSVYLMPIYPFLAYFIAKLLVWLSDRQQKPLRIYGGILSVLSTLLFVVFVLIKSGIAPLTLLGGHGKHAITNIATMQAFANIGSWWQYVLIFFTTIIGFAWWRYQKRHNGDKLVYGIIVLTFALYLSVDGVYTPAALNVKSQRAVAGCIDRIAPESEGKIYEYIDYAIRTPGDKPHFFELNYYLNNRVHNFYKEKPQSGFLVITHSDYEMCVDGFKKQGYKFKFIKNWAEFDMDLYQFNK; via the coding sequence ATGAAATTATTATTCCGCAACAAATACTTCTGGTTGCTTTTATTAGTGTGTTCATTCACACTTCTGCCGTTTCTTGGTCTATCTGATTTTCATACTAAGGGCGAGCCTCGTGAAGCTATTGTCTCTTATACTATGCTTGCCAGTGATAATTGGGTGCTACCAACAAACATGGGAGGTGAGACAGCTTATAAGCCACCATTCTTTCATTGGTGTGTTGCTGTTGTAAGTAATGTTTATGGTGCAGTGACTGAAGCTACATCACGAATTCCTTCAGCTGTGGCATTGATAATAATGACTATGGCAACTTTTGTGTTTTTTGCAAAGAGAAAGGGCAATAAGATAGGTATGATCACAGCATTGACAGCCTTTACCAGCTTTGAGCTTCATCGTGCTGGTGCTAATTGCCGTGTGGACATGGTGCTGACAATGCTAACCGTTTGTGCAATATATGACTTGATGAGATGGTATGAGCACAACATGAAAGGTGTTCCTTGGATAGCGATAGTACTAATGGGATTAGGCACGATGACAAAGGGACCTGTTGGTTCTATAATACCATGTATGGTGATGGGAATCTTCATGTTGATGCGCAAGGTGAATTTTTTCCGTGCGTTCTTTACATTAGTCGCATTTGGATTACTATCTCTTTTGATCTATGGTGCATGGTTCTATGCTGCATATCGTCAAGGGGGACAATCATTCCTTGACCTTATGTATGAAGAGAATATTGGTAGAATGACCAATACCATGAACTATGATTCATGTGTGAATCCGTGGCCATACAACTTCCTGACAGTATTCACGGGATACTTGCCTTGGATATTGTTGCTGATCACAACATTGTTTTTTGTGCATTGGAATTTTAAAAAGAGAATCAACCTTAAGAGTATATGGAGTCGTATGCTCTCTATGGATAATATAGATTTATATTCATTAATAGCAATAGTTTCAATATTTGTATTCTATTGTATACCACAGAGTAAACGTTCTGTGTATTTAATGCCTATATATCCGTTCTTAGCATATTTTATAGCTAAACTTCTCGTGTGGCTTTCAGATAGGCAACAGAAACCTTTGCGCATATATGGTGGAATACTTTCTGTGCTATCTACTTTGCTGTTTGTTGTCTTTGTTTTGATAAAGTCTGGTATTGCACCTTTGACTTTGCTAGGAGGACATGGAAAACACGCAATTACAAATATTGCAACCATGCAGGCTTTCGCAAATATAGGAAGTTGGTGGCAATATGTTTTGATATTTTTCACTACCATCATAGGATTCGCATGGTGGAGATATCAAAAAAGACACAATGGTGATAAATTGGTTTATGGCATAATAGTCCTTACTTTTGCACTTTATCTGTCGGTGGACGGAGTTTATACCCCCGCTGCATTAAATGTTAAGTCTCAAAGGGCTGTAGCTGGATGTATAGATAGAATCGCGCCTGAAAGCGAAGGTAAGATCTATGAATATATTGATTATGCTATAAGAACTCCAGGAGACAAACCACACTTCTTCGAGTTGAATTACTATCTTAATAACCGTGTACATAATTTTTATAAAGAGAAGCCTCAGAGCGGTTTCTTGGTGATAACTCATTCTGATTATGAGATGTGTGTGGATGGATTTAAAAAACAGGGATATAAATTCAAGTTCATCAAGAATTGGGCAGAGTTTGATATGGATTTATATCAATTCAATAAATAA
- a CDS encoding rhomboid family intramembrane serine protease, whose product MMRIPTVTKNLLIINVLAFFAMYVLRSVNLFGGSPLDLNDILGLHFFLAPDFHIYQLVTYMFMHATFTHIFFNMFALWMFGMIVERTWGAKRFLFYYISCGIGAGLFQELAQFFDLYFMISSQNASVSVMHLPEVARQALNAWTTVGASGSIYGVLLAFGMLFPNEKLFIIPIPFPIKAKWFVMIYAGIELFSAMATTGDGVAHVAHLGGMVVGFFMIKYWRRHAYRGSNMAGGNQFFDTLKRKWDKRGSGKKFSTWHNKNSETENYNSHNSDWDYNARKKAEQDDIDRILDKIRKSGYDSLTAEEKRCLFENSKKN is encoded by the coding sequence ATGATGCGCATTCCAACGGTAACAAAGAACTTACTTATAATAAACGTACTGGCATTCTTTGCTATGTACGTACTTCGGTCTGTTAACTTGTTTGGTGGTTCTCCATTAGACTTAAATGATATCCTTGGCTTGCACTTTTTTCTTGCTCCGGATTTCCATATTTATCAATTGGTAACTTACATGTTTATGCATGCCACTTTTACGCATATATTCTTCAATATGTTTGCCTTGTGGATGTTTGGTATGATTGTAGAAAGAACATGGGGTGCAAAACGCTTCCTTTTTTATTACATTTCTTGTGGAATTGGTGCAGGACTTTTTCAGGAATTAGCGCAGTTCTTTGATTTGTATTTTATGATTTCATCTCAGAATGCAAGTGTTTCTGTAATGCATTTGCCTGAGGTTGCAAGGCAAGCACTTAATGCCTGGACTACAGTTGGTGCGTCGGGTTCTATATATGGTGTGCTTTTGGCATTTGGAATGTTATTTCCAAACGAGAAGTTATTTATTATTCCAATCCCTTTTCCTATCAAGGCTAAATGGTTTGTCATGATATATGCTGGCATAGAACTGTTTTCAGCAATGGCCACGACTGGAGATGGTGTTGCTCATGTTGCCCACCTTGGTGGAATGGTTGTGGGTTTCTTCATGATAAAATATTGGCGTCGCCATGCTTATCGTGGTTCTAATATGGCTGGGGGAAATCAATTTTTTGATACCTTAAAGCGCAAGTGGGATAAACGCGGTAGTGGCAAGAAATTTAGCACATGGCATAATAAAAATTCAGAAACTGAAAATTATAATTCTCATAACAGCGACTGGGATTACAATGCGCGCAAAAAGGCAGAACAAGATGATATAGACCGTATTCTTGACAAAATACGCAAGAGTGGATATGATAGTCTGACTGCAGAAGAGAAGCGTTGTCTTTTTGAGAACAGTAAGAAGAATTGA
- a CDS encoding LTA synthase family protein, with protein MKRFTKTIEYILSIHILAILALSLFRLIEYISLHGMITDNRADRFIAFVNGLWFDNVVTSYISVLPLAVILFSACFNYYRKWMLKAVMIWYSFWFAIVFMPSAANTPYFAYFFKNINSSIFEWFGYASTTSGMLFQESSYWLYIASYFIIISIFVYLLKHQYLVFWKKIEESHTDVTTPPIVSLRLIVTCAFIGGCIFGIRGRVGYNPIKISEAYYCNDSFLNQLGINPAFNLLTSSLDDMRKENKEIHLMPYGKAITQARASLGITGKIDSTNVLSRDIKTCGPAKKHNVVVILMESMSASLMQTFGQNERLTPNLDSLFNHSLAFTNCYSAGIHTNQGMTAALYSFPAIMSRNLMKGTVTPHRDGIPTVLKRYGYHNLFFMTHEAQYDNMKAFFSTNGYDDIYSQENYPKNEVVNSFGVSDHFLFNYSLPIINKVSKSGKPFFATLLTISNHPPYIIPSFFHAKTSKPETQIVEYADWAIGDFLEKAKKQPWYKNTVFVILADHGKLVGNSNCELPVSYNHIPLMIFGADIPTMKCNNLMEQIDVMPTLLQLLNMSYKYNGFGINAINCKRTKAFYSADNEIVGRDAKRCYIFNPSMNRSFCYDVAPNGKLRQNKNIKQFSYLRNYVFSMTQTAEYTTRQSRLH; from the coding sequence ATGAAACGTTTTACAAAAACTATTGAATATATATTATCAATCCACATATTAGCTATTTTAGCATTGTCATTATTCAGACTTATAGAGTATATTTCTCTTCATGGAATGATAACAGATAATAGAGCTGATAGATTCATTGCATTTGTCAACGGATTATGGTTTGATAATGTTGTTACATCCTATATATCTGTGTTGCCATTGGCTGTAATATTGTTTTCAGCCTGTTTCAACTATTATCGCAAATGGATGTTAAAGGCTGTGATGATATGGTATTCATTTTGGTTTGCTATCGTATTTATGCCATCTGCAGCTAACACTCCGTATTTTGCTTATTTCTTCAAAAATATCAATTCGAGTATATTTGAATGGTTTGGCTATGCTTCAACAACGTCAGGAATGTTATTCCAAGAATCATCTTACTGGCTTTATATAGCATCCTATTTTATTATTATTTCCATTTTTGTCTATTTATTAAAACACCAGTATTTAGTCTTTTGGAAGAAAATTGAAGAAAGTCATACTGACGTCACGACTCCACCTATTGTCTCTTTGCGTCTTATTGTAACTTGTGCTTTCATCGGAGGCTGTATTTTCGGTATTCGTGGCAGAGTGGGATATAATCCGATAAAAATTAGTGAGGCTTATTATTGTAATGATTCTTTCTTAAATCAACTAGGTATCAATCCTGCGTTTAATCTTCTTACTAGTTCGCTTGACGATATGCGTAAGGAAAATAAAGAGATCCACCTAATGCCTTATGGAAAAGCAATAACACAGGCAAGGGCTTCGCTTGGAATTACAGGGAAGATTGACAGCACTAATGTACTTTCACGAGACATAAAGACTTGTGGACCTGCCAAGAAACACAATGTTGTTGTGATATTAATGGAGTCTATGTCTGCTAGTCTAATGCAGACTTTCGGACAAAATGAACGGCTCACACCTAATCTTGATTCGTTATTTAATCATTCACTAGCCTTCACCAACTGTTATAGTGCTGGCATACATACCAATCAAGGTATGACAGCTGCACTTTATTCCTTTCCAGCCATAATGTCTAGAAACCTAATGAAAGGTACTGTTACACCACATCGAGACGGCATTCCTACCGTATTGAAAAGATATGGGTATCATAACTTGTTTTTCATGACTCATGAGGCACAGTATGATAATATGAAGGCGTTTTTTTCAACTAACGGCTATGATGACATTTACTCTCAAGAGAACTATCCTAAGAATGAAGTTGTGAATAGTTTCGGAGTAAGCGATCATTTCTTGTTCAACTATTCACTACCTATTATAAATAAGGTATCTAAGAGCGGCAAACCATTCTTTGCTACTCTACTTACAATTAGTAATCATCCCCCATATATTATTCCGTCTTTTTTCCATGCAAAGACCTCAAAGCCAGAAACACAAATTGTTGAATATGCAGATTGGGCAATTGGCGATTTCCTTGAAAAGGCAAAGAAGCAACCATGGTATAAAAACACTGTTTTCGTTATACTCGCCGATCATGGAAAGCTTGTTGGTAATAGTAATTGCGAACTGCCTGTTTCATACAATCACATTCCACTCATGATATTTGGCGCAGATATTCCTACAATGAAGTGTAATAACCTTATGGAGCAGATAGACGTAATGCCGACTTTGCTACAACTGCTAAACATGTCTTACAAATACAATGGCTTTGGAATAAACGCAATAAATTGCAAGCGAACTAAAGCCTTTTATTCTGCTGATAATGAAATCGTAGGACGAGATGCTAAACGTTGTTACATTTTCAATCCATCAATGAATAGAAGTTTCTGCTATGATGTAGCTCCAAATGGAAAGTTGCGACAGAATAAGAATATTAAGCAATTCTCATATCTTCGCAACTATGTATTCTCTATGACTCAGACTGCGGAATATACAACACGTCAATCTAGACTTCATTAA